CTGATAATGAATTAACTGTTTTGTTGGTGATGGCACAACTGCAACAGTAACATAACTTGAATTACCTTGTGGACACATTTCTCCACAAGTGTCACCCATAAAACCCGGGGGACAGCGGCACTGGCCAGTCTTAGGGTCACACGTGGCACCGTTGCGGCAGTCACACACACTAGTGCAATACGCCCCATAGAACCCTGCCGGACACTGCCACAAAGAAAACATGCGTGAGAAATGccgctgttgttattgttggcacaacttttctttgtttttatcaatggtaattttattttgcagGCATAGAAAAAGgcaaattacgtaaaaaaaaaaaaaaagtaacgtgcCCGTATTGTGAATTACTGAAACGCGTCAACTTTAGACGATAGATaaaaaacatgatgatgatagtctaaaaaaacatgatgatgatagtcTAACCTAACTCGCAATAACGCTCGTATCTGCCGGGACCACACTCGCAGCAGCCGGAGAAGCGGTCGCAAGAAGCATTGTGGTGACAGGCACAGTCCATGCGGCAGTCAGGTCCATACATGCCTGGATCGCACGCCTGGTCGCAGAATGGTCCTGTCCATCCCAGCCCACACTGGCATTCTCCAGTAGCTGCGTGGTCATGACAAAAATATCCGCTTTGTAACTCTTATCTATTATGAGATctcggaaaaaaattatatatatatatatatatatatatatatatatatatatatatatatatatatatatatatatatatatatatatatatatatatatatatatatatatatatatatatatatatatatatatatatatatatatatatatatatatatatatatatatatatatatatatatatatatatatatatatatatacatatagtatatatatatatatatatatatatatatatatatatatatatatatatatatatatatatatatatatatatatatatatatatatatatatatatatatatatatatattatatatatatatatatatatatatatatatatatatatatatatatatatatatatatatatatatatatatatatatatatatatatatgtatatatatatatatatatatataaatatatatatatatatatatatatatatatatatatctatactatatatatatatatatgtatatataatatatgtactatatatatatatatatatatatatatatattatatatatatatatatatatataaatatatatatatatatatatacatatatatatatatacatatacatatatatatatatataatatatatatatatatataatatatatattatatagtatatatatatatatatatatatatatatatatatatatatatatatatatacatatatatatatatatatatatatatatataatatatatatatatatatatatatatatataaatatatatatatatatatatatatatatataatatatatatatatattataagtatatatatatatagtatatatatatatatatatatgatatatatatatatagtatatatatatatatatatataatatatatatatatataatattgtatatatatatatatatatatatgtatatatatatatattatgtatatatatatatatatatatatatatatatatatatatatatgtatatatgtatatatatatatatatgtatatgtatatatatatatatatatatatatatatatatatatatatatatatatatatatatatatatatatatatatatatatatatatataatatatatatatatatatatatgtatatatatgtatatatatatatatatatatgtgtatatatatatatatatatatgttggtatatatatatatatatatgtgtatatatatatatatatatatgtgtatatatatatatatatatatatgtgtatatatatatatatatatatgtgtatagtatatatatatatatatatatatatatatatatatatatatatatatatatatatatatatatatatatatatatatatatatatatatatatatatatatatatatatatatatatatatatatatatatatatatactatatatatatatactacgagtatatatatatatatatatatatataatatatatatatatatatatatatatatatatatatatatatatatatatatgtgtatatatatgtgtatatatatgctatatatatatatgtatatatatatatatatatatatatatatatatatatatctatatatatatatatatatatatatatatatatatatatatatatatatatatatatatatatatatatgtgtatatatatatatatatatatatatatatatatatatatatatatatatatatatatatatatatatatatatatatatatatatatatatatgtatatatatgtatatatatgtgtatatatatatgtatatatattatatatatatatatatatatatatatatatatatatatatatatatatatatatatatatatatatatatatatatatatatatatatttatatatatatatatatatatatatatatatatatatatatatatatatatatatatatatatatatatatatatatatatatatatatatatatatatatatatatatatatatatatatatatatatatatatatatatatatatatatatatatatatatatatatatatatatatatgtatatatatatatatgtatatatatatatatatatatatatatatatatatatatatatatatatatatatatatatatatatatatatatatatatatatatatatatatatatatatatatgtatatatatatatatatgtatatatatatatatatatatatatatatatatatatatatatatatatatatatatatatatatatatatatatatatatatatatatatatatatatatatatatatatatatatatatatatatatatgtatatatgtatatatatatatatatatatatatatatatatatatatatatatatatatatatatatatatatatatatatatatatatatatgtgagaaGCAAATATTCGAGTATTCATAAAGGGATACATGAGGTACGTAActcaaaatatttttatttctactttataCTGAtctcagcaaaaaaaaaaaagtaagataaataaatatgtgcaAGAACTCCATAGTGCTTAAAAACGCAGTTGTCCTGATTATACATTGTGGTCTTACCTCGCTGGCAGTGTGTGCCGGTGTACCCTgggggacacacacacgccccgGTGTCGTGCTGACAGTTGGCACCGTGCTGACACAAACAGGTATGTTGACATCCACTTCCAAAGGTTCCCGTAGGACACCTCTCTTGACACGTGGCACCGGTGTAGCCcggggtacacacacacgcccctGACACGCGGTCACACGTTCCACCATtatgacacaaacacacgtgtTGACAGTCGCTTCCCCATCGGTCCTCCGGGCAAGCTGTAGGGGGGCCGCGCCACATTTCCTACGCCACATTTCCTACAGGACACATCAAATACAAATTAAGCAGTTTTTAGAGTAGTGACATATTTCCTACAGAGATACAGCATATCTCCTACACGCAGTAGGTGTAGGAAATACGCTGGGTATCAAGTTGTTATGTAGGAAATGTGCCTGACACTTGTTTTTGTGTAGGAGCTGCGGCAGTATGGTGCATCCGGCATAACTCCTACATTTATACTGTCATATCTCCTACAAGTAAAAAATATGATTGTAAAAACTGGAAGGCACATGAATTAAAAtggcactttttatttttcagtaaaacttacatatataaaatatgGCATtacaatgatattttttttcatttctcacaaaaacgtacgtatatatataaaaaaaaaattactatggCACATTTTAAACGTAAACTTCAAGCCTGTCTTGAATGGCAGTACGACAAGTGGGACATGTTGCCGGGTTGTTAGCATCTGCTGCTGATACAAGGATAGTTATGCAATCTGCACAGAAGGAGGCATGTCGGCAGGGCAAAAGAACAACTGTCCCTTTCCCTTCGCCTTAAGCAGATGCTGCACCGAAGTTCGGGAGGAACATCTTGAGTACCAGCTGCGTTGTCAGGGCCTTGATGCTCATCCCCACTTTCATCAGCACTGTCTCCAGGAAGTTGAAATGCTGAAACAGAGCTATCAAATGTGTAAGCGACAGCATTAATGTATTGGGTTAATGTGTATGTGCCATTCTGTAATTGTTCTTTCAAGTTCTGCCTGCGCTCAATGTTTCTGACAAACTTCTCCTTTTTCTGACGAGTGATGTCCAAGCCAGCATCCACACGTTCAATGTCCTTAGTTGTGTCTGTTATCAGATTATTCAGATGTGTGAGGAAAGTGTAAATGTTTGGCTTGTGCTGGCGGACAATGGCTTTCAGTCTGCTGTGGTACGACTCTGCATCATTGTTAGTTCCACGAGAAAATTCGAAGACAGATAACCGTTGTGGAGTGACTTTTCGAATCCAGTACTCTGTGATGTAGGTTTTGAATGCAGTAATTTTTGGCTGGGAATGATCATTCAAGTCAAAATTTTCTTGGAACAGAGAGTCAACTGCTTCATGCATCTGGTTGGCTGGCACATAACTTAGTGTCATGATCTTTTTGACCCACTTATTAAACTGTTTGTTGTCTTTGTAAAGTTCAGTTAGCCCCAGTTTCTGAATTTTCCGGTACAGGTTTTGTGAAAAGTGGAACTGACAGCCCCCAATCTGAACCTGTGGCCAGCAAGAGCGAATTGCTTTACCAGAACTGCTTTCAAAATCACCCATTGCTTGTTCAGGATTCAGGTTGGGGATGAGTTCCTTCACTCTTTGCATTGTGATATCATACAACTTTTTAGACTTTGATGTCATCAAGGTGAAGATGAGTGGGAATGAATGACCTTTGTAAAATCCAAGTAATGTGAAGAGCTGGTAGAAGAGTGCAGGCACAGTGTAAAAAGTACCATCAAAATTCCATTCCTTAATTGTGGTCATCAGTGGTACCAGGgttagagaataaaaaataattgccAAATGACCACTTCCCTGATCTGTGACGACAGATCTGAAGTTTACGTTAAAGGCCTGGGCCTCTAAGCTTTCTAGAATGTTGGCGCACTCCTCTGCAGTGTGTGGTTGCCTCGGTTGAATTCGGCGCTTGGCTCGAAGCATGCTTCGCTCTACAGATGAGAAAGACACATCTGCTCCATGTTGGTGATGTCTTGTTACCCGCCTGAAGATCTCGGAGTTGCTGGTAGAGCCCACATCCTCAGCAGCCTTCATCTTGAGAGTGTTCCTCAGATCTGTTGCAGCATAGTCGGATGATTCATGGTTGTGACCTTGCGTTGCTCTGATGACACCAGTTGTCTGTAAAATATAACTGCTTAATAATTCGAACAACacctaacaccaccatcatcaccagtgaCTCTGCCAGTGATCTCCATCGTTTTAACGGAAAACCTTTAGCAGTGAAGTTGATTAAATCTTACCAAACTCCTGGTCTATAACATTTTACAACTGTTCTTACCTCCGACAATACGGCTCTTCCTCCACAGTTGGGGTGATGAATGCAACGCAGGTATAGTTTGTTGTTTCTTGCCACATTTCGGAGGTACCGGAATCCAGAGTTGTCTTTGTAAACCACTGCATTGAAGCGGATGTTCCCCTCAATACTAGCCATGCTTGGTCCAGGCGCAATCGAGTACAATAATGCCGTCTGTCCCGtcgaatggagaaaaaaatactgctgGGGTCGAGACTAAACTCGACCCATGATGTCTGAATGTGAACGATACTACGCCGAACGGATGTATAACAACTTATCTACTTGTTGACTAGTCAAGGTCGGCAGGAGTGTACTGAGCCAGAAGCTCCGAGTGCAGAGGCGCCAAGCTAGGGGGTGCGCCTGTAGGAGCAATGTAGGAGATGTGACAACATATTATTGTGTGTAGCAGATATGCTGTATCCTTGTAGGATATGTGACAGAACAGGTTTTTGAGTGTAGGAGGTATGCTGTATCTCTGTAGGAAATATGGCATTACTCTAAAACTGGTGTATTTAAAGGATATTTGACCTGGAGGGTAGTCATTTTATGTGTAGGATATATGACGgatacttgtttttgtgtaGGAAATATGACCATCTATGTGTAGGATATGTGGCAGTACTCCAGTTATTGTAGGCTTGTAGGAGAAGTGACTACGCCCCGCTGTAGGTACAGCGGGTCATTGGTGCGCCCTCATACCGTACGAATATTTCTACGTGATCTAGGaatgattaacaaaatttcGGCTTTCAAGATGTTTCCCATAAGTGTCCTTTGTGCGTGTCAACAGCAGCAGAGGAGAGGCATGAGGTCATTTCCATGAGTCATTAATGATGAGAATTAGGTCCTCCCAATCCCTATTTAATTAACAAAAGCAGGAACATACGAATCTCTTtagctttcttattttcttagacaccctttctttttttatatctacaTCCATCAGAGACATGAAACTAAGTACTCACTGTTGGAACAGTGATGGCCGCGTTTGCCAGGCGGACACGAGCACACTCCCGTGGCGGGGTCACAGGTCGCGCCAACATCACAGTCACACTGGTACCGACACTCTATGCCCCAAAACCCGTCTGGGCACGGCCTGGAGCAGAATGTCCCGCGCCACCCTGCAAGAATAATCTGATTTATATAAATGTTGAATCATTacattgattgtgtgtgtgtgtgtgtgtgtgtgtgtgtgtgtgtgtgtgtgtgttttccagtgtACAGTAGTTAACTTGCCTGGACGACACATGCAGGCGCCTGAAATGTGGTCACATTCGCCTCCATTGGCACAGCTACAGTTCATGGCACAACCTGCTCCATAGCGACCCTCCTCGCATTCTGAAAGGAATTCATGGTGTATGTAACAAGCGGTAATATTTAAACTTCCTACATCAGATATTAAGAAGGTCCGTAGGGTTTGCAATATTTGCAATGAAATGGCTTACTGTAGTTAGCTCTGCCGTACTTACTGAGTTTGCACTGAGACTCTCGCCACCCCGGCGCACATGTGCATTCCTCGGTCACCTTGTCACACCCACCACCGTCGTTGCAGTCACATACTTGTACACAGTCCTGACCGAATCGTCCCAGGGGACAGGGCTGACCGCAGCTAAGACCCGTGAATCCCGGTAGGCACTGGCACCTGTGGGGATGACCACAAGTCGAATAAACAGTTGTGCCTCCAAAAATTACTTCAGGAACGTGGAGAAAGGAATGTTATGtagattgattttttatttccttatcaaGTCTGGCGTTGAATTATATGAATGAAATACGATAAATCGAAACTTTTctaaaatatgatgaaaatacCAGTATAAGCATGAATACACAAACTGGCATTAGGTATTAAGCTGGAAAATATTTCATTCGTTCTTGGTGATTGGCCGTCACTGAATTATCAACACTCAGGCTCCACGAAAGCAAGCACTCACCGGCCAGGAGGCACCGTTGAGGCACCCACATATTCCACTACAGTTGACACCATACCTGCCGGCGGAGCACGTTGCCTCACACGTAGGGCCCTGTAGGACGGGAAGACCATCATGAAAAGCCCCcgtcctcccacacacacgcacacgcacgtacacgcttaaaaaaaatctaattggGTCCTAACTGCGCTCAACGAATGTGAAATATGGTTACAGTATTCAAAGAATAAGACAGTCACTAGTAAAATACTAGTCACTAGTGCACCCATTAGTCAGTATAGAAGGAAATACGGATgaaataatacttttttttaatgtaaaataTGGCTGCTGAGAAGAGTAAAAAGTAgcagtcacaaaaaaaaattctattgaTATACATACGCTGTAGTACATAAATAGTTTTAGCGATATTTGGCAGCAAGAacgaggtgcagagaaagaggcCTTACCACATATCCTGGCTGACAGTGGCATTCTCCAGTCACAGAGTTGCACGTAGCACTGTTTTGGCATTCGCACTTCCTCAAGCAGCTTTGTCCCCACTGTCCCTCAGAACACGCTAGGAGGGAGTAATATTTTAAATGTCAATGATGAGTTAATCCTTACAGTGTTAGTATTATGTTTCTCTCCACGTTGCAAAGCCATGCCGTATATGCCTGAGAGAAAAGCCTGCGAGCCGAATGCGCCTGTACAACGACCCACTTTGATTGCAGTTTGGTCCCTTGTTCCCTGCCGGACAGAGACACACGCCTGTGCTTGGGTCGCAGGGTCGCAGGCCGCACATACACGCCTTCATACACTCCGGTCCATAGTGACCAGCCGGACACGCTGTCAAGAGAGTGTTGTCATCATTTACTCGTGTTGTATGTACGTGTTAGGGATATTCTCATGAAAGTATGAAAATAACGTACGTGTGTTGCATTCGGTTCCCATGAATCCTGGGGGACAGTCTAGGCCACAAACGCCCGTAGCGGGGTGACACGTGGCTCCATTGGCACACTGACACTCATGCAGACACCCGGCGCCCCACTTTCCCTCTGGGCGCTCTTTGGAGCAGTCAATGCCAACATATCCTGCTTTACACTCGCACACCCCACTCTGGGAAGTAAAGGTTACGATCATCATCATGGTTGTGTGCTCGAGTATAATATTGACTCCGGTCTGCGGAGCTAAAAGTTCATTATAAACGATAATTTATACAAATTTTATTtaacattctttttatttcctgttcctGTGCTTCCCGTTGAATAGATTATTTCAATACAATGCAGCAATGAAAGAAGTAAGGACGGAAACAAGGCACCTGCAGGGCAGCCGTTTTCACAAAATTCTCCGGACACGCTTGGTGGACACGTGCAGTTGCCAGTCACGAGATCACATGTGCCGCCGTTCTCACAGCGACACACCTATCAGGAAAAAATAACCTTTATGATCATAAGGAAAAGCGTGTTGATAGAAAAATGGCCAATTGTAATTTTTATGTAACATTTACTGCAGTTTTACAAGTGCAGTGATGGATCCATCGGGCCATATTTAGTTATACTCGGTAAGCAGGACTCGCCTCGTTACAGCTGGGTCCGTAGAAACCCGAGGGACACTCAAGTTCGCAGATGGGTCCAGTCCTGCCCGGGGGACACACACACCCCGAGCTGTCGCATTCCCCGGGACAGTCGTTACACGTGAGGGAACAGTTAGGTCCAAAATGTCCAGGGACGCAACCTGTAGGACAGAATCTCATGCTGACACTGGGACACGTTTCATACAATATATTGATGTTCACTCGTCTTCCATTCCTTCAATTTCATTCCGCCTGCCACTCTTCGTCAGTCATTATAAGTAAGCACGAATGTATAAAAGTTTTGTGATGAATTAAAGTAATATTTGCACGGATCTTTAAAAACTGAGGAGAAACATAAACAGATATCAGAGAATtacgtaaaacagtgaaaatgcGAGTATGACATGAAGTGTTCGTTTTAGTTTTACTAATTCTGAAATTAATGAGATATTGTGATACTGACAAACATTAACATCACACACTCAAGCAGACACAGCAAATGTGTGCGCTGTGCGCTTCTTGACTTACGCGTCTGGAGGGTAATGATCTTGCTGTACTCTGCGTAAGTTACGTCATTCCACGCGTCACGGTTTCTGGTCGTCTCGCCGTCCAGCACCGTCGAGTAGTCCTCTATGGCTGTCGAACCCATGTCCTGGTCGCCTCGGATGCTGTAGCCAGAGTAGTCCACGTCGTAGTTACCGCCCAAGACTGGAGAGGAGACTAGGCGTGAACGTCCTTACTCATGAACATAATTGTGTTCGTAAACCAACTTCCAAAGTTTCTATAGTAACTGTGTAGTCTAAAGAATCAGGAGTCCAGAACTCACTATCGCAGTGGACTTCGTCGACCAGAACGTAGCCTCTGCGGCAAGAACACGTGAAGGAGCCTTGCGTGTTCTGGCACTCGTGCTCGCATCCACCGTTCTCCATTGAACATTCATTCACATCTGTAAGAAAGCACAAAAATAGATTCTATCTCTAAGAGGGAGTGAGGATCAAGAATGTCACCAGCTGTCGAAAGCACTTACCCAGGCAAGTGAAGGTGTCAGAGCTCAATGTGAAGCCTTGTGTGCTAGCGCAGGCGTAGCCTCCTTCGCTATTCACACACTCTTGTTGGCACCGATGGCTTCCAGCCTCACACTCGTCCGCATCCTGCCATTGGAAAACCGGTCCTCTCAGAACAAGAAGTGGGTTAGAGGTCGGAAACGACATCCTTATGCTTTGTTTAATCTTTATTCAACAAGATCAGATGGTCATGAAAAGCTAAATTTTCCGTCACCATACTCTCATTGCTCCTCGACTATCACATCtttattctgtgttttttttgcgATGGAAAGAAAAGCTGCATAATTTTGGATATATTAGCCTCCCACACTCACCTGACAGGAGCGCCCATCAGGTTGTAGCTGGTATCCCGGGTGACAGGTGCAAGTGGCTCCGTCTGGCCCGTGCTGGCACATGTGCTGGCAACCACCGTTGTTTTCAATACAAGAGTTAATGACCTCCATGTCGATCACTGGAAAGGGAACAATTAGAAAATAGTGGTATTAactgaagactttttttttttttcccagaaggTAAATTTGCCTGCCTTCCCGGTTACTTACTGTAACAGGACTTGTTGTCAGTGCCAAGCTGGTAACCAGAGTTGCAGATGCACTCGTAGGAGCCCCAGGTATTCCGACATTGCTGACTGCTGGTGCCTGGTATATTACACTCATCAAGATCAACACACGAAACACGGTCGTTAGCCAAAGTAAACCCTCTTTGACATGTGCAGCGTGCACGGCCCTGGTCTTGTAGGCAGATGTGTTGACAGCCACCGTTATCCACCACGCAGGGATCCGCCGCCTCGCATCGCCGTCCGTCTTGGCCAAGTATGTATCTGAAACATAAGGCTGTCGTCAGGAATTCTCTATCAGCTTATCTCGTAATGCATAGTATTTAAGCTACCATGAGAGCAAGGATACATTTCTttcctatataaaaaatgaTACCACAGGAAAGGCCAGGTCTTCACGACAGCACCAGCAAACATTAATGGCCCTTCCAATATACCAGCAGGAGGTGGCATCCCATCACAATGGTAATAAATATTTTCGTTTAATTGGCCATAAATCAGTGTTACGTAAACTTGGTCATTATTTACCTTCTGTACCAATAAGCAGCCATTCAAATAATACGGTTACGAGCTGCATACCAAACCTTCAGCGTCACTTGGGCCATTTGTTCCCGTCGCGTTGAAGTTCCTAGCGAACACTTGTTTGTTAGTATCATAttcaaataatgaaacaaatccTCTATCTTCTATAATTATTCGACGCTATTTGCTGAGGAACTAGCTCTCATTTCAAATCTTACCAAGAGCATGGACAACTTACAGATCAGGAGAGAGGTTTTTCAGTGTATCGTGTCGATGTCGTGGCGATGAGTCACACGGTGTTGTCAGCGTTTAAAAATGGTGGCTGAAATGCGAATACTCCAGTCCTTATTAATAGGatttataataaatgtatataataaTACAAGTTCTCCTTGATTCCTATGCTCTTGGGGATTATACCATATGATCACTGGTGGTGGGAATCAGGTGTTTGTAGGAGGGAACAGGCATTATTTTATACAGTATAATGTGTGTTACAATGTAGCTGATGATCAACACGGCtaatatcatgaaaaaaaaaaaataatatacgaCTGTGAAATGAAAACTTATCTGAAAAGAACCAACTATTTGAAAAGTTTGCGAGCTACGAGTACCGCTTTACTGGTGTTGGAATTGAAGATGGACAGGAAAAGAAGCATTTGCACAAGAAAAGGTTAGGAATGGCTACAAATACCAGCTATTTATTCTAGTCACGCCTTAGCATGACACTGAgaaccttcactactttcaaaatgctTTGGTTGAAGTTacagaagttttttttatttatttatttatttatttattattatttttttttctatggttgtggtgacagattaagacTTTTGCGAAACCAGCTAGTCATTTCTATAgtctttgaaaatggtcgtggtgagagtaataaagcgtttctgaatacgggtctgAGCACGCTGACCTTCCCATAAAGATCACCTATCACTAGTACTGAACGGCTCGCTGCACAACTCACCCGGGCCGGCAGGAGCACTTTG
Above is a window of Scylla paramamosain isolate STU-SP2022 chromosome 31, ASM3559412v1, whole genome shotgun sequence DNA encoding:
- the LOC135116275 gene encoding multiple epidermal growth factor-like domains protein 6, with translation MMGGARAVLWAVLLTSLFTAACGRVFCYNGGRCVYNRCICPRGFYGSRCQYDRDECQVNNGGCEHSCKNTVGSFMCCCSLGDRLRRDGRTCQDGAFPILLLSTTFFIEIIKYMLPSLTRKLITPTSLSLFIIDVNECEFHNGGCSHECANTVGSYRCLCGPGSRLMPDGRTCVASPSCATRRRPNMACRLAGEASCGVRNGGCDHYCDYCGRPKCSCRPGYILGQDGRRCEAADPCVVDNGGCQHICLQDQGRARCTCQRGFTLANDRVSCVDLDECNIPGTSSQQCRNTWGSYECICNSGYQLGTDNKSCYMIDMEVINSCIENNGGCQHMCQHGPDGATCTCHPGYQLQPDGRSCQDADECEAGSHRCQQECVNSEGGYACASTQGFTLSSDTFTCLDVNECSMENGGCEHECQNTQGSFTCSCRRGYVLVDEVHCDILGGNYDVDYSGYSIRGDQDMGSTAIEDYSTVLDGETTRNRDAWNDVTYAEYSKIITLQTRCVPGHFGPNCSLTCNDCPGECDSSGCVCPPGRTGPICELECPSGFYGPSCNEASPAYRSGVCECKAGYVGIDCSKERPEGKWGAGCLHECQCANGATVSGWSLWTGVYEGVYVRPATLRPKHRRVSLSGREQGTKLQSKALRVRQRAPPAGMVSTVVEYVGASTVPPGRCQCLPGFTGLSCGQPCPLGRFGQDCVQVCDCNDGGGCDKVTEECTCAPGWRESQCKLKCEEGRYGAGCAMNCSCANGGECDHISGACMCRPGWRGTFCSRPCPDGFWGIECRYQCDCDVGATCDPATGVCSCPPGKRGHHCSNTCPEDRWGSDCQHVCLCHNGGTCDRVSGACVCTPGYTGATCQERCPTGTFGSGCQHTCLCQHGANCQHDTGACVCPPGYTGTHCQRGKTTMYNQDNCVFKHYGVLAHIYLSYFFFFAEIKLQSGYFCHDHAATGECQCGLGWTGPFCDQACDPGMYGPDCRMDCACHHNASCDRFSGCCECGPGRYERYCDNSQYGHCPAGFYGAYCTSVCDCRNGATCDPKTGQCRCPPGFMGDTCGEMCPQGMFGAHCRQKCHCGLYPCHRETGVFQCPPGRTGPNCAMAGVEGKYGPGCQQVCECYHGGSCHPATGHCSCTPGWLGPTCREEDVS
- the LOC135116396 gene encoding uncharacterized protein LOC135116396, with the translated sequence MASIEGNIRFNAVVYKDNSGFRYLRNVARNNKLYLRCIHHPNCGGRAVLSETTGVIRATQGHNHESSDYAATDLRNTLKMKAAEDVGSTSNSEIFRRVTRHHQHGADVSFSSVERSMLRAKRRIQPRQPHTAEECANILESLEAQAFNVNFRSVVTDQGSGHLAIIFYSLTLVPLMTTIKEWNFDGTFYTVPALFYQLFTLLGFYKGHSFPLIFTLMTSKSKKLYDITMQRVKELIPNLNPEQAMGDFESSSGKAIRSCWPQVQIGGCQFHFSQNLYRKIQKLGLTELYKDNKQFNKWVKKIMTLSYVPANQMHEAVDSLFQENFDLNDHSQPKITAFKTYITEYWIRKVTPQRLSVFEFSRGTNNDAESYHSRLKAIVRQHKPNIYTFLTHLNNLITDTTKDIERVDAGLDITRQKKEKFVRNIERRQNLKEQLQNGTYTLTQYINAVAYTFDSSVSAFQLPGDSADESGDEHQGPDNAAGTQDVPPELRCSICLRRRERDSCSFALPTCLLLCRLHNYPCISSRC